TCGCCGCCATGCAGCATGATCGTGCGATGGCCGTAATCCAGTGCCTGGCGCATGGAATGCGTGACCATCATCGTCGTCAGCTTGCGCTCGGCGACGATCTTCTGCGTGAGGTTCATCACGAACTCGGCCATCCCAGGATCGAGTGCTGCCGTATGTTCGTCGAGCAGCAGCACTTCCGAGCCGGCAAGAGTGGCCATGACGAGCGAAACGGCCTGCCGCTGCCCGCCCGAAAGCAGGTCCATGCGATCCTTTAGCCGGTTTTCCAGTCCGAGATTGAGCTCGGCGATCCGCTCCTTGAAATAGTCGCGGCGCTTGCCGCCGAGCGCCGGTACGAGCCCGCGCTTTTCACCGCGGCGTGCGGCCAGAGCAAGGTTTTCCTCGATCGACAGCGAACCGCAGCTGCCCGTCAGCGGATCCTGGAAGACGCGCGCCACCAGGCCGGCGCGCGCCGCCGTCGATTTGCGCGTCACCTCGCTCTTGCCGATCAGCACCTGCCCTTCGGTCGGAATGACATCGCCGGCGAGCACGCCGAGCAGCGTCGATTTGCCGGCGCCATTGGAGCCGATGACGGTAACGAAGGAGCCTTGTTCGATGGTCAGGCTGACGCCGTTCAGCGCCTGCTTCTGCAGCGGCGTGCCGCGTCCGAAGACGACCTTGATGTCCTTGACGCTGATCACGATGCGGCACCTCGGCGAAGACGGGGAAGAATGAGTGCGAAGGTCACGAGAACTGCGGTGACGAAATTGAGGTCGGAGGCCTGCAGGCCGATGACGTCGCTCGACAGCGCCAGCTGGATGGCGATGCGATACAGGATCGAGCCGAGCACGCAGCCGA
This DNA window, taken from Rhizobium etli CFN 42, encodes the following:
- a CDS encoding ABC transporter ATP-binding protein, producing the protein MISVKDIKVVFGRGTPLQKQALNGVSLTIEQGSFVTVIGSNGAGKSTLLGVLAGDVIPTEGQVLIGKSEVTRKSTAARAGLVARVFQDPLTGSCGSLSIEENLALAARRGEKRGLVPALGGKRRDYFKERIAELNLGLENRLKDRMDLLSGGQRQAVSLVMATLAGSEVLLLDEHTAALDPGMAEFVMNLTQKIVAERKLTTMMVTHSMRQALDYGHRTIMLHGGEIVLDVAGDNRKNLQVEDLIAMFRKMRGQTLDDDALLIG